From Bacteroidales bacterium, a single genomic window includes:
- a CDS encoding FGGY family carbohydrate kinase, which produces MLFLGIDIGSSSIKVSLFDADQGISMATASYPPDEMQIISKNKDWAEQDPEVWMINLKKAILLLKEGYSGNLHSVGAIGITYQMHGLVALDKSGRLVRNSIIWCDSRATGIGDKAFRDLGEEYCLSHLLNSPGNFTASKLRWVQLYEPENYERINKIMLPGDYIAYRLTGEIYTTSSGLSEGIFWDFEENKLSDKLLHYYDISKLMIPEQVDTFSDQGRLTEEIARELGLKKGIPVAYRAGDQSNNAFSLNILEPGEIAATAGTSGVVYGVTGNKCYDPLSRVNTFLHVNHTSENPRYGVLICLNSTGILNAWAKHQLTGNSLNYEEMNEIASNVPAGAEGLRVFPFGNGAERILQNKNIGASIFRLNINIHHRGHMFRAMQEGIVFAMFYGMEIMAGMGLDKKVIRAGKANMFLSKVFRQSLADISGARIELYKTNGAEGAARGAGLGTGYYSNAREAFRNLEILEVVKPQKNILLIEAYHNWKDILMNLIRSEYYI; this is translated from the coding sequence ATGTTGTTTCTTGGAATTGATATTGGCAGTTCTTCGATAAAAGTGAGCTTATTTGATGCCGACCAAGGTATATCAATGGCAACTGCCTCTTACCCTCCTGACGAAATGCAGATCATATCCAAAAATAAGGATTGGGCCGAACAAGATCCTGAAGTCTGGATGATCAATTTAAAAAAGGCAATACTTTTGCTCAAAGAAGGTTATTCAGGCAATTTACATAGTGTCGGGGCCATAGGGATAACTTACCAAATGCACGGCTTGGTTGCTTTAGATAAATCAGGCAGGCTTGTCAGAAATTCAATTATCTGGTGCGATAGCAGAGCGACCGGTATTGGTGACAAAGCTTTCCGGGATCTCGGCGAGGAATATTGCCTTTCACATTTACTGAATTCACCGGGTAACTTTACGGCTTCCAAGCTGCGATGGGTGCAACTTTATGAACCGGAAAATTACGAGCGGATAAATAAGATCATGCTCCCCGGCGATTATATTGCTTATCGCCTGACCGGTGAGATATACACAACTTCATCCGGCCTGTCAGAAGGTATCTTCTGGGATTTCGAGGAAAATAAACTTTCCGACAAATTACTTCATTATTATGATATAAGTAAGTTGATGATCCCGGAACAAGTAGATACGTTTTCAGATCAAGGGCGATTGACTGAGGAAATTGCCAGAGAACTCGGATTAAAAAAAGGAATACCGGTTGCTTACCGGGCCGGGGACCAATCCAACAATGCTTTCTCTTTAAACATACTGGAACCGGGAGAGATTGCAGCTACAGCGGGTACCTCCGGAGTGGTTTATGGAGTGACGGGAAATAAGTGTTATGACCCTTTATCAAGAGTGAACACATTCCTCCATGTCAACCATACTTCAGAAAATCCTCGTTATGGTGTACTAATATGTCTTAATTCAACTGGTATACTGAATGCCTGGGCAAAACATCAACTTACCGGCAATAGCTTAAACTATGAGGAAATGAATGAAATTGCCTCAAATGTACCGGCCGGTGCAGAAGGACTTAGGGTATTTCCTTTTGGAAACGGGGCTGAAAGAATTTTGCAGAATAAAAATATCGGGGCTTCCATCTTCAGACTCAATATAAATATTCACCACAGGGGTCATATGTTTAGGGCTATGCAGGAAGGTATCGTTTTCGCCATGTTTTACGGAATGGAGATCATGGCCGGCATGGGTCTTGATAAAAAAGTTATCCGGGCCGGGAAGGCCAATATGTTTCTGAGCAAAGTTTTCAGGCAATCACTGGCGGATATCTCCGGAGCAAGAATTGAGTTGTACAAAACTAATGGTGCTGAAGGCGCAGCCCGTGGCGCAGGCCTTGGAACTGGTTATTATAGCAATGCACGGGAAGCCTTTCGCAATCTGGAAATTCTTGAAGTAGTGAAGCCACAGAAGAATATACTACTCATTGAAGCTTATCATAATTGGAAAGATATTCTCATGAATCTTATCAGGAGTGAATATTATATATAA
- the xylA gene encoding xylose isomerase has protein sequence MQKEYFKDISKIKFEGQSSKNPLAFHYFDPDRMVDGKPMKEHLRFAMAYWHSFRGTGEDPFGKRTINYIWDDISDPLDRAKARMDAAFEFLVKSGIDYYCFHDFDLVDEAETILESEKLLQSIVKYAKNKQAETGKRLLWGTANLFSHPRYMNGAATNPDFNVVAQAAVQVKNAIDATIELGGTNYVFWGGREGYLSLLNTDMKKELDHLAKFLEMARDYGRRNGFKGTFLIEPKPAEPSKHQYDFDAATVIGFLREYGLDSDFRLNLEVNHAILAGHTFQHELQVAANANLLGSIDANRGDYQNGWDTDQFPINIYELVEAMLVILEAGGLGKGGINFDAKTRRNSTDKEDLFIAHIAGMDAFARALIAASGILSNSDYKKLKEHRYSSFDNGKGKEFEDGNLTLEGLREFAINQGVIKLKSGKQELMEAIINLYV, from the coding sequence ATGCAAAAAGAATACTTTAAAGATATCAGCAAAATCAAGTTTGAAGGGCAATCTTCTAAAAATCCCCTGGCATTTCATTACTTTGATCCAGATCGCATGGTCGACGGCAAACCTATGAAAGAACACCTCAGGTTTGCCATGGCTTATTGGCATAGCTTCCGCGGAACCGGCGAAGATCCATTCGGAAAGAGGACTATAAATTATATCTGGGATGACATATCAGATCCTCTGGATAGGGCAAAAGCCAGGATGGATGCGGCATTTGAATTCCTGGTAAAATCAGGAATAGATTATTATTGTTTTCATGATTTTGACCTTGTCGATGAAGCTGAAACAATCCTTGAATCAGAAAAATTGTTACAGTCTATTGTTAAATACGCGAAAAACAAGCAGGCGGAGACTGGAAAACGATTATTATGGGGCACAGCCAATCTTTTTTCTCATCCACGCTATATGAACGGTGCAGCCACTAACCCCGATTTTAATGTGGTTGCACAAGCTGCAGTTCAGGTTAAGAATGCCATAGATGCGACGATAGAACTGGGCGGGACTAATTATGTCTTCTGGGGTGGCCGCGAAGGTTATCTTTCCCTGCTAAATACCGATATGAAAAAGGAATTGGATCATTTGGCAAAATTCCTGGAGATGGCTCGTGATTACGGGCGAAGAAATGGTTTTAAAGGTACATTTCTTATCGAGCCCAAACCAGCCGAACCTTCCAAACACCAATACGATTTTGATGCAGCAACGGTTATAGGCTTTCTAAGGGAGTATGGCCTGGACTCTGACTTCAGACTGAATCTTGAGGTGAACCATGCGATCCTTGCCGGTCATACATTTCAGCATGAGTTACAGGTAGCGGCAAACGCGAACCTGCTGGGCTCTATTGATGCAAACAGGGGTGATTACCAGAATGGTTGGGATACCGACCAGTTCCCCATTAATATTTATGAGCTCGTTGAAGCAATGCTGGTAATACTTGAAGCCGGTGGCCTGGGAAAGGGTGGAATCAATTTTGATGCTAAAACCCGAAGGAATTCAACAGATAAAGAGGATTTGTTTATCGCGCACATTGCTGGTATGGATGCTTTTGCCCGCGCCTTAATCGCTGCCTCGGGCATCCTGTCAAATTCTGACTATAAAAAACTTAAAGAGCACAGGTACTCCTCCTTTGACAATGGCAAAGGAAAAGAATTTGAAGATGGAAACCTGACTCTGGAAGGCTTAAGAGAGTTCGCTATAAATCAAGGCGTAATCAAATTAAAGAGTGGTAAACAGGAACTTATGGAAGCGATTATAAACCTTTATGTTTAA
- the xylE gene encoding D-xylose transporter XylE — protein MMSSKLTDENQGSKWYVAAITFTATLGGLLFGYDTAVISGTVKSLQAFFLDGLSDNSYQADQIVVQYRMLIILVLLSISLILSSLLFRMYKRKKAIWIAAIFMSIIILTAVLYYARPVTIDETMINSIKGFTVSSALVGCIIGGALAGRVSTTLGRKKGMLLAAFLFAISAIGSALPERLNVFGTQDIISFIIYRIIGGIGVGLASMLAPMYIAEISPARMRGKLVSWNQFAIIFGMLVIYFVNYFIALGKPQEWIDTIGWRWMFASELVPIVIFLLALLFVPETPRYLVMINKEEKAAAVLKKINGAHEVAGILDSIKDSFKTQSRSWLHFGWAVIIIGIMLSVFQQFVGINVVLYYAPEIFRTLGEGTDSALLQTIIVGTINLLFTVVAIVTVDRFGRKILMIIGAIAMALSMFALGMVFYTQTSGITALIFMLMYIAGFAMSWGPVTWVLLSEIFPNSIRGAMALAVAAQWIANLLVSWTFPVLNDNSWLTYHFHHGFAYWIYSFMGILAAIFVWRFVPETKGKSLEEIEKIWKHSQ, from the coding sequence ATGATGAGTAGTAAATTGACAGATGAAAATCAGGGCAGTAAGTGGTATGTTGCTGCCATCACTTTCACCGCCACACTGGGCGGCCTGCTTTTCGGTTACGATACAGCAGTCATATCAGGAACTGTCAAGTCACTTCAGGCATTCTTCCTGGATGGCCTGTCTGATAACTCTTACCAGGCTGACCAGATTGTAGTTCAATACCGAATGTTGATCATCCTGGTATTGTTATCGATTTCCCTGATCCTTTCCAGCTTGTTGTTCAGGATGTACAAGCGAAAAAAAGCGATATGGATTGCTGCGATTTTCATGTCGATCATCATTTTGACTGCTGTTCTTTATTACGCCCGGCCGGTGACGATTGATGAGACAATGATTAACTCCATCAAAGGATTCACAGTATCAAGTGCGCTGGTCGGATGTATCATTGGCGGAGCACTGGCAGGCAGGGTCAGTACAACCCTGGGAAGAAAAAAAGGTATGCTGCTGGCCGCATTCCTTTTTGCCATATCAGCTATTGGATCAGCTTTACCTGAGCGGTTAAATGTTTTTGGTACCCAGGATATAATTTCATTCATCATTTATCGTATTATTGGTGGCATTGGTGTAGGACTTGCTTCGATGCTGGCTCCGATGTATATTGCCGAGATCTCACCTGCACGAATGAGGGGCAAGCTCGTGTCATGGAACCAGTTTGCCATCATTTTCGGAATGCTGGTTATTTATTTTGTAAATTATTTTATTGCTTTGGGTAAGCCGCAGGAATGGATAGATACAATTGGCTGGCGCTGGATGTTTGCATCGGAACTTGTCCCGATCGTAATCTTTCTCCTGGCCTTGTTATTTGTCCCGGAAACACCAAGGTACTTAGTTATGATCAACAAAGAAGAAAAAGCGGCTGCAGTCCTTAAGAAAATCAATGGTGCTCACGAGGTCGCCGGTATTCTTGATTCTATAAAGGATTCTTTTAAAACCCAGTCAAGATCTTGGCTTCATTTTGGTTGGGCAGTCATAATTATTGGCATAATGCTTTCCGTTTTTCAACAGTTTGTCGGTATCAATGTTGTTTTGTATTACGCGCCCGAGATCTTCAGGACGCTTGGTGAAGGGACCGATTCCGCCTTATTGCAAACCATTATTGTAGGAACCATTAACTTATTGTTCACAGTAGTTGCCATTGTCACCGTCGATCGCTTCGGCCGGAAGATCCTAATGATCATTGGTGCGATAGCTATGGCATTGTCGATGTTTGCACTTGGAATGGTTTTCTATACGCAGACTTCAGGTATTACGGCATTAATCTTCATGTTGATGTATATAGCCGGATTTGCCATGTCATGGGGGCCTGTGACCTGGGTCCTGCTCTCTGAAATATTTCCGAACTCAATCCGGGGAGCAATGGCGCTTGCAGTTGCGGCCCAGTGGATTGCAAATCTGCTTGTTTCCTGGACCTTCCCTGTATTAAACGACAACAGCTGGTTAACCTATCACTTCCACCATGGATTTGCATATTGGATATACAGTTTCATGGGAATCCTGGCGGCTATCTTTGTATGGCGTTTCGTTCCGGAGACCAAAGGAAAAAGTCTCGAAGAAATTGAAAAAATCTGGAAACATTCACAATAG
- a CDS encoding DUF5110 domain-containing protein, producing the protein MKKRFLHISQITSLLFVALMVSCNHAQYKTTPDGLIVYVKHQGEKIDHAVRLQVITNNIIHVSSLPGELFKDMKSLIVLDSLPSRPEFTVSEEGESVILKTALIRAQIMMNTGEVIFMDPQGNVILAEKSGGGKDFETITLDQKEYLSIIQRFETREDEALYGLGANQTSYLNLKGKDADLFQYNTQAVVPFLISSRNYGILWDNYSRTKFGDVRELMELSGLKLYDKDGNEGGLTAVYADRNDLKKVFLTRKEKEINYQFIPDLVKFPEGFNLGEGAVSWEGAIESNETGIHKFMFTSAGYAKLWIDGILLFDRWRQCWNPSSNRFEFPMEAGKKYSLRIEWIPDGGESYITLKYLTPLPAEEQNRITLFSEAADQIDYYFIAGQNMDEVISGYRTLTGKAPVMPKWAMGFWQSRERYQTQDELLDVMREFRKRNIPIDNIVLDWQYWPIDKWGDHNFEASRFPDPAGMMKLLHDSLNAHLMISVWAKYYKGTENFEEMDNKGWLYRLNVEKDRKDWLGYVSTFYDAYNTDAQKAFWDQINAKLFSKGVDAWWLDATEPDICSNLPMDERKALMNPTALGPAAKYFNAFSLEQSKAVYEGQRKTDPGQRVYILTRSAFAGLQRYAAANWSGDIAARWHDMAAQIPCGLNFCISGVPYWTMDIGGFAVENRYMNPTENDQEEWRELMTRWYQFGTFVPIFRSHGQYPYREIFNIAPENHPAYQAMLSYDVLRYRLMPYIYSLAGQTWLNDYTIIRPLVMDFGSDKNVLNILDQYMFGPNLLINPVCRYKSREREVYLPSASGWYDFYTGRYYQGGQTINAQAPLQYIPIFVREGAILPVGPHIQYAAEKPADPVTFFVFSGKDGQFLLYEDENINYNYEIGAFATISFRYDESSKILNIGRREGRFDGMLEKRTFNVVVVSTDKPEKLKFDGIPDKVISYDGTELKIDLSDL; encoded by the coding sequence ATGAAAAAGCGTTTCCTGCACATCAGCCAGATAACCAGCCTGTTATTCGTGGCATTAATGGTTTCATGTAACCATGCACAGTATAAAACAACTCCTGATGGGCTCATTGTGTATGTGAAGCACCAGGGAGAGAAAATCGATCATGCTGTTCGTTTACAGGTAATTACGAACAACATTATCCATGTTTCCTCATTACCTGGTGAATTATTTAAAGATATGAAAAGCCTGATCGTACTGGATTCTCTTCCGTCACGACCGGAATTTACCGTCAGCGAAGAAGGGGAATCCGTGATACTGAAAACTGCGTTGATTCGGGCACAGATAATGATGAATACAGGCGAGGTCATATTTATGGATCCCCAGGGCAATGTTATCCTTGCTGAAAAATCAGGCGGAGGTAAAGACTTCGAAACAATTACACTTGACCAAAAAGAGTACCTTTCTATAATACAGCGATTTGAAACACGAGAGGATGAGGCCCTTTACGGATTGGGTGCAAATCAGACTTCATACCTGAACCTGAAAGGAAAAGACGCGGACTTGTTTCAATACAACACCCAGGCAGTTGTTCCTTTCCTCATCTCTTCCAGAAATTATGGTATACTATGGGATAATTACTCCAGGACCAAATTCGGGGATGTGCGCGAGCTAATGGAATTGTCAGGATTAAAACTTTACGATAAGGATGGTAATGAAGGGGGTTTGACGGCAGTGTACGCCGACAGAAATGACCTGAAAAAAGTCTTTCTCACTCGCAAGGAAAAGGAAATCAATTACCAGTTCATTCCTGACCTTGTAAAATTTCCTGAAGGCTTTAATCTCGGGGAAGGAGCTGTTTCATGGGAAGGAGCCATCGAGTCAAATGAGACAGGCATTCATAAGTTCATGTTTACCTCTGCAGGCTATGCAAAACTGTGGATTGATGGGATACTGCTGTTTGATCGCTGGCGCCAGTGCTGGAATCCCTCCTCCAACCGGTTTGAATTTCCCATGGAAGCCGGTAAAAAATATAGCCTGAGAATCGAGTGGATCCCGGACGGCGGCGAATCTTATATCACGTTGAAATATTTGACACCTCTGCCTGCTGAAGAACAAAACAGGATCACGTTGTTTTCTGAAGCTGCTGATCAGATTGATTATTATTTCATTGCCGGTCAGAATATGGATGAGGTGATCAGCGGCTATCGCACCCTCACCGGTAAAGCCCCGGTGATGCCCAAATGGGCCATGGGTTTCTGGCAAAGCCGGGAGCGTTATCAAACACAGGACGAGCTCCTGGATGTGATGCGCGAATTCAGAAAAAGGAATATCCCTATCGATAACATTGTCCTCGACTGGCAGTACTGGCCGATCGACAAGTGGGGCGACCACAATTTTGAGGCTTCCAGGTTCCCTGACCCTGCAGGAATGATGAAACTGCTGCACGATTCTTTGAACGCACACCTCATGATTTCAGTGTGGGCGAAATATTATAAAGGGACAGAAAATTTCGAAGAAATGGATAATAAAGGCTGGTTATACAGGCTTAATGTTGAGAAGGACCGGAAAGACTGGCTGGGCTATGTTTCCACGTTCTATGATGCCTACAATACCGATGCTCAAAAGGCCTTCTGGGACCAGATCAATGCCAAACTGTTCAGTAAAGGCGTTGACGCCTGGTGGCTCGATGCCACCGAGCCCGATATTTGTTCCAACCTGCCTATGGATGAACGTAAAGCGCTGATGAATCCCACAGCCCTAGGTCCCGCAGCTAAATATTTCAACGCCTTCTCACTAGAGCAATCCAAGGCCGTGTACGAGGGACAACGTAAAACCGATCCCGGCCAAAGAGTGTATATTCTCACGCGGTCTGCCTTCGCGGGTTTACAACGATATGCAGCGGCCAACTGGAGTGGCGACATTGCAGCCCGCTGGCATGACATGGCAGCCCAGATCCCATGTGGGCTGAACTTCTGTATCTCAGGAGTCCCATACTGGACCATGGACATTGGGGGATTCGCAGTAGAAAACAGGTATATGAATCCAACGGAGAACGACCAGGAAGAATGGCGTGAATTAATGACCCGATGGTACCAGTTCGGCACATTCGTACCCATCTTTCGCTCACATGGACAATACCCATACCGCGAAATTTTTAATATTGCACCTGAAAACCACCCCGCGTATCAGGCAATGCTATCTTATGATGTGCTGCGTTACCGGCTGATGCCTTACATCTATTCGCTCGCGGGACAAACCTGGCTGAACGATTACACCATCATCCGCCCTTTGGTCATGGATTTTGGAAGCGATAAAAATGTCCTCAACATTCTGGACCAATACATGTTTGGCCCAAACCTTCTGATCAATCCTGTTTGCAGGTATAAATCCCGTGAACGTGAGGTTTACCTGCCGTCCGCCAGTGGGTGGTACGACTTCTATACCGGCCGTTATTACCAGGGTGGACAAACCATAAATGCCCAGGCGCCATTACAATATATCCCAATCTTTGTCAGGGAAGGTGCAATCTTGCCTGTCGGTCCACATATTCAATATGCAGCTGAAAAACCTGCAGATCCTGTCACCTTTTTTGTTTTCAGTGGTAAAGACGGACAGTTTTTACTTTACGAAGATGAAAATATCAATTACAATTATGAAATAGGCGCCTTTGCGACAATTTCATTCAGATATGACGAATCTTCCAAAATCCTGAACATCGGCAGGCGTGAAGGGAGATTTGACGGTATGCTTGAAAAAAGGACATTTAATGTTGTTGTCGTATCTACAGACAAACCAGAAAAATTAAAATTCGACGGAATACCTGACAAAGTAATATCATACGACGGAACGGAACTAAAGATTGATCTTTCTGATCTGTAA
- a CDS encoding carboxypeptidase-like regulatory domain-containing protein produces MKTFNKNLIRISILFLLFTTYVITLAQNTFVTVNGLLKDAKTDEKVSFATITVPNTSIGTVSNSEGEFTLKVNTSLNAEYFEVSHLSYATAKFKISEAVGKDKTFYLEIQPIQLKEIPIVPKDARGMVEMAFRNIRKNYSEVPNMMTGFYRESIMQRHDYLSICEAVIDIYKAPYSSMQDDQVKIYKGRKGTNVKKADTLMVQLQGGPNVSMLLDIVKNTDLSIALDNLDNYQFEFGSMVNIDNKLNWVITFSPNIVKEEPLYFGKLYISQDNKAITRAEFSLDLNDEAKASRVFVQKKPMGLLFMPTSTSYLVTYKEQNGKYYLNYVRVDLKFRCDWKKRLFKNYYTVMSEVAITDRREDNIIKFANQEVFKSNMVFTEKVQDFTDVDFWGEHNIIEPENSIENAIKKLSKSMKK; encoded by the coding sequence ATGAAAACATTCAATAAGAATCTGATCCGTATTAGCATATTATTTCTGCTTTTTACGACATATGTTATAACTTTAGCACAAAATACATTTGTTACTGTTAATGGACTTTTGAAGGACGCCAAAACCGATGAAAAAGTTAGTTTTGCCACAATTACTGTTCCTAACACGAGCATTGGAACAGTATCAAACTCCGAAGGGGAATTCACTTTAAAAGTGAATACATCGCTCAATGCCGAATACTTTGAAGTATCGCACCTGAGTTATGCAACAGCAAAGTTTAAAATAAGTGAAGCAGTCGGAAAAGACAAAACATTCTATCTTGAGATTCAGCCTATCCAGCTAAAAGAGATACCTATAGTGCCGAAAGATGCACGCGGAATGGTGGAAATGGCTTTTAGAAACATCAGAAAGAATTACAGTGAAGTACCTAACATGATGACCGGCTTCTACCGTGAGTCCATCATGCAGCGCCACGATTATCTTTCAATTTGCGAAGCTGTTATTGATATTTATAAAGCTCCTTATTCAAGTATGCAGGACGACCAAGTGAAAATTTACAAAGGCCGCAAGGGTACCAATGTGAAAAAAGCAGATACCCTTATGGTTCAACTGCAAGGTGGTCCAAATGTTTCGATGTTGCTTGATATTGTCAAAAATACCGACCTCAGCATAGCTTTGGATAACCTTGATAATTACCAGTTCGAATTTGGGTCGATGGTAAATATTGATAATAAACTGAACTGGGTAATTACCTTCTCGCCTAATATTGTAAAAGAAGAGCCGCTTTATTTTGGAAAGCTCTACATCTCGCAGGATAACAAGGCAATAACCCGGGCTGAATTCAGCCTCGATCTCAATGATGAAGCCAAGGCTTCGCGCGTTTTTGTTCAGAAAAAACCTATGGGATTGCTCTTTATGCCGACTTCGACCAGCTACCTGGTAACCTATAAAGAACAAAACGGCAAATACTACCTCAACTATGTGCGCGTCGATCTGAAATTCCGTTGCGACTGGAAGAAACGACTATTCAAAAATTACTATACTGTGATGTCGGAGGTGGCCATTACAGACAGGCGTGAGGATAATATCATTAAATTTGCAAACCAGGAAGTTTTCAAGTCGAACATGGTTTTTACCGAAAAAGTTCAGGATTTTACAGATGTTGATTTCTGGGGTGAACACAATATCATTGAACCGGAAAATTCTATCGAAAATGCCATAAAAAAGCTTTCGAAAAGCATGAAGAAATAA